TCGGGCTGTATGCCTACCGCGTCAGCTTCCTGCGCCGCTACACCGCGCTGGCGCCCGCGCCGATCGAGCAGTGGGAAGCGCTGGAGCAGCTGCGGGCGATGTGGCACGGCTACCGCATCCGCGTGCTCGGGCTGGAGGCCGCGCCGGCCGCGGGGGTCGATACCGTGGAAGACCTGGAGCGGGTGCGGGCGGTATTCGCCGGCGCTGCCTGACACGTTTTGCGCGGTCTTTCGGTTTGACCGTGCCGGTCGAGTCGTTTAAGTTTCGGCCTTTTGGTTCATCTAGTTCATAAAGCAGGCCGGCAGCACAGGCCAAAATCTCGGGAGGGTGTATGCGACTGATTCTGTTGGGACCGCCGGGCGCCGGCAAGGGCACGCAAGCGAACTTCATCAAGGAGAAGTTCGGCATTCCGCAGATCTCCACCGGCGACATGCTGCGCGCCGCGGTCAAGGCCGGCACCCCGCTGGGCATCGAGGCCAAGAAGGTGATGGACGCCGGTGGCCTGGTGTCCGACGAGATCATCATCGGCCTGGTGAAGGACCGCCTGCAGCAGGACGATTGCAAGGCCGGCTACATGTTCGACGGCTTCCCGCGCACCATCCCTCAGGCCGACGCGATGAAGGACGCCGGCGTGCCGATCGACTTCGTGCTCGAGATCGACGTGCCCGACAGCGAGATCGTGGAACGCATGAGCGGCCGCCGCGCCCACCTGGCCTCCGGCCGCACCTACCACGTCAAGTACAACCCGCCCAAGGTCGAGGGCAAGGATGACGTCACCGGCGAAGACCTGGTGCAGCGCGACGACGACAAGGAAGAGACCGTCAAGAAGCGCCTGGACGTCTACCACGCCCAGACCAAGCCGCTGGTCGAGTACTACAGCAGCTGGGCCGCCTCCGGCGACGTCAAGGCGCCCAAGGTGCGCAAGATCTCCGGCCTCGGTGCCGTGGATGAGATTACCGCCCGCGCCTTCGACGCGCTGAAGTAATCCGGCGCCCGGCGCCGTCATCCGACGCGGTCGGTACCGAACCCGGTGCCGGCCGCGTTTGTCTTTGCAGGTGTGATCCGGCGCATGCGCGCCGCTGTCGAGGTGACCTCCGACGATGAGCCCGACCCAGCCGTTCAATCTCCTCTACGCCCAGGCGGGCGGCGTCACCGCGGTGATCAACGCGAGCGCTGCCGCGGTCATCGAAGCCGCGCGCGAACATCCGCAGGCGATCGGCACTGTCTATGGCGCGCGCAACGGCATTCTCGGGGTGCTGAGTGAAACGCTGGTCGATACGACGCCGCTGACGCCCGCCGAGCTGGCACAGCTTGCACTCACGCCCGGCGGCGCATTCGGTTCGTGCCGCTTCGACCTCGATCCGGAGGAAGCCAATCCCGCGCAGTACGACCGTCTGTTCGAGGTGTTCGCCAGCTATCGCATCGGCGCCTTCCTGTACAACGGCGGCAACGGTTCCATGGACATCGTCGCCCGCGTTGCCGCAGCGGCGCGCGCGCGGGCTTACCCGCTGTGCTGCATCGGTGTGCCCAAGACGGTGGACAACGACCTCGAGGGCACCGACTGCTCGCCCGGCTTCGGCTCCGCGGCCAAGTATCTCGCCACCGCGATGCGCGAATCCGGGCTGGACCTGGCGGCGATGTCCAGCCGGCGTGGGCGGGTGTTCGTCATGGAGGTGATGGGGCGCAACGCCGGCTGGCTGGCCGCCGCAACCGCGCTGGCCGCGCGCAACGAGGACGAGCCGCCACACATCGTGCTGCTGCCCGAGGTCGCGTTCGACGAGGAGGCCTTCCTCGCGCGGGTGAAGGCGGTAGTCGAGCGCCTGGGCTACTGTGCAGTCACCGTGGCGGAAGGCATCCGCCGCGCCGACGGCACGCTGGTGATGGAGCAGTCGCACGACGCGCTCGGTCACGTCCAGCTGGGCGGCGCGGGGCAGTGCGTCGCGCGCTTGGTTTCGGCGCGCTTCGACTACAAGCACCACTGGGCCATCCCGGACTACCTGCAGCGCGCGGCCGGCCACTGGCGCTCGGCCACCGACGTGGCGCAGGCAAGGGCGGTGGGGCGGGCTGCGGTGGCCTACGCGCTGGCCGGGCAGGATGGGGTGATGCCGGCGATCCGCCGCCTGGCCGACGAACCGTATCGGTGGGATGTGCAGCCGGTGCGGGTGGAGGAAATCGCCAACCTCGAGCGCCGCGTGCCGCCGCATTTCATCGCCGCCGACGGCCTGCACGTCACCGCCGCCGCCAAGGCCGCGCTGGCGCCGCTGATCGAAGGCGAACTGCCGGTGCCGACCCACGCCGGTCTGCCCGACTACTTCCAACTACAACTCGCACCCGAACCGCGCCGGCTGCCTGCCTGGACGCGCTGAGCGCGGGCGGCAGGCCGATGCGCGCGGCGATCCTGTTCGCGGTCTGGCTGTGGCTTGCGGCCACGGCGGCCGCGCAGCCGCCCGCGCCCGAGGCCGCGACCGGCTTCTCACCGCGACCGGCGGTACGCGCTTCCAACGCAATGGTGGTGACCGCCCACCCGCTCGCCACCGACGCCGCGCTTGCCGTGCTGGGCGAGGGTGGTTCGGCCGCGGATGCCGCGATTGCCGCGGCGCTGGTGCTCAATGTGGTCGAACCGCAATCGTCCGGCATCGGCGGCGGCGGTTTCCTGCTCCACTACGACGCTGCCGCGCAGCGTCTTGCCGCCTGGGACGGCCGCGAAAGCGCGCCTGCGGCGGTGGAGGCGGACTGGTTCCTGGACGAGGCCGGGCGCCCGCTGCACTTCTTCGACGCGGTGGTGGGCGGCCGTGCGGTGGGTGTGCCGGGGTTGCCGCGCCTGCTCGAAGCCGCCCATCGGCGCCACGGCGTGCTGCCCTGGGCGCGCCTGTTCGCGCCCGCGATTGCATTGGCGCGGGAGGGCTTCGCGGTGTCGCCGCGCCTGCACGCGCACATCGCGCGCGACCGCTTCCTGCGCGCCGACCCCGCCGCGCGCCTGCTGTTCTTCGATGCGGGCGGTGCGCCGCTGGCGGTGGGTGCGACGCTGCGCAATCCGGCGCTCGCCGCGACGCTGGAACTGCTCGCGCGCGACGGCGCCGAGGCCTTCTACGGCGGCGAGGTGGCGCGCGATCTCGTCGCCGCGGTGGCGCGCGCCCCGGCGCCGGGCGCGCTCACGCTGGACGACCTTCGCTCCTACGAGGTGGTCGAGCGCCCGGCGCTGTGCGGCCCGTACCGCGCCTGGCGGGTGTGCGGCATGCCGCCCCCCAGCGCCGGCGGTGCGAGCGTGCTGGCCCTGCTCGGCGTGTTGCAACGCTTCGACCTGCCTGCGATCGCGCCGGATTCGGCTTTTGCCGCGCACCTCTTCGCCGAGGCGGGCCGGCTTGCCTATGCGGACCGCGAAGCCTGGTACGGCGACCCCGCGGCGATGACGCTGGCGCCCGCGCAGTTGCTGGCGCCGCGCTACCTCGCCCGCCGCGC
Above is a window of Azoarcus olearius DNA encoding:
- the adk gene encoding adenylate kinase, with amino-acid sequence MRLILLGPPGAGKGTQANFIKEKFGIPQISTGDMLRAAVKAGTPLGIEAKKVMDAGGLVSDEIIIGLVKDRLQQDDCKAGYMFDGFPRTIPQADAMKDAGVPIDFVLEIDVPDSEIVERMSGRRAHLASGRTYHVKYNPPKVEGKDDVTGEDLVQRDDDKEETVKKRLDVYHAQTKPLVEYYSSWAASGDVKAPKVRKISGLGAVDEITARAFDALK
- a CDS encoding 6-phosphofructokinase yields the protein MSPTQPFNLLYAQAGGVTAVINASAAAVIEAAREHPQAIGTVYGARNGILGVLSETLVDTTPLTPAELAQLALTPGGAFGSCRFDLDPEEANPAQYDRLFEVFASYRIGAFLYNGGNGSMDIVARVAAAARARAYPLCCIGVPKTVDNDLEGTDCSPGFGSAAKYLATAMRESGLDLAAMSSRRGRVFVMEVMGRNAGWLAAATALAARNEDEPPHIVLLPEVAFDEEAFLARVKAVVERLGYCAVTVAEGIRRADGTLVMEQSHDALGHVQLGGAGQCVARLVSARFDYKHHWAIPDYLQRAAGHWRSATDVAQARAVGRAAVAYALAGQDGVMPAIRRLADEPYRWDVQPVRVEEIANLERRVPPHFIAADGLHVTAAAKAALAPLIEGELPVPTHAGLPDYFQLQLAPEPRRLPAWTR
- the ggt gene encoding gamma-glutamyltransferase, which produces MRAAILFAVWLWLAATAAAQPPAPEAATGFSPRPAVRASNAMVVTAHPLATDAALAVLGEGGSAADAAIAAALVLNVVEPQSSGIGGGGFLLHYDAAAQRLAAWDGRESAPAAVEADWFLDEAGRPLHFFDAVVGGRAVGVPGLPRLLEAAHRRHGVLPWARLFAPAIALAREGFAVSPRLHAHIARDRFLRADPAARLLFFDAGGAPLAVGATLRNPALAATLELLARDGAEAFYGGEVARDLVAAVARAPAPGALTLDDLRSYEVVERPALCGPYRAWRVCGMPPPSAGGASVLALLGVLQRFDLPAIAPDSAFAAHLFAEAGRLAYADREAWYGDPAAMTLAPAQLLAPRYLARRAALIALDGSMGTAPAGVPDPAVAAVAASSPEWPATTHISVVDAGGNAVSLTASIENAFGSRRMVRGFLLNNQLTDFSFVPSGEHGAHPNRAGPRKRPLSSMAPTLVFAPDGRLHAVLGSPGGSAIINYVAAALVGVLDWGQAPDAALARPHAGSRNGPTEVEDNAAGCALAGRLALFGHRPQLRDLTSGTSLIVREAGGWAGAADPRREGSAAGY